A genome region from Setaria italica strain Yugu1 chromosome III, Setaria_italica_v2.0, whole genome shotgun sequence includes the following:
- the LOC101760512 gene encoding glyoxysomal processing protease, glyoxysomal isoform X1, with the protein METQEIAAAARYFAAMARIVGPDPKAVKMRRHAFHLHQSGSTTLSASALLLPRGALAEPPPLLDRICVAHGHAAGDVALTAASLVEPFLVAEQRGNPGEEFRPRLVPEARLDVLVEHETLGNTRDGKSGPPQWLSARLLAMVDVPTAADSVLSLIKHDGSFIGRPSWDVGWSLANVNEKQVENDIRSSPASNRNHASVESMDPLMLAKSATRIAILGISTVNSNNERQIDVSVMQHRGDPLLIAGSPFGLLSPFHFFNSISVGAVANFLPPCAVRCSLLMADIQCLPGMEGAPVFDRNSCLVGLLMNPLRQKGSSVEVQLVITWDAICTGWNNMKLVEIEREPSKLPNDKNEESKMMELKHPDNYGRFVSSTVNKINQYCISSPSIREAISAVVLVTVGDSSWASGIVLNKGGLVLTNAHLLEPWRFGRTSPLGAQTSSAGEYLSARENRSLQPQQCKFSNDDAVKHEVSLFNLGFKREKRISVRLDHAERQVWCSASVVFISKGPLDVALLQMEEVPIELNTIRPEFVCPTAGSSVYVVGHGLFGPRSGLCSSLSSGVVSKVVQIPSTQLSHPSGTVEAHNMDMPVMLQTTAAVHPGASGGMLVNSHGLMVGIVTSNAKHGGGSTIPHLNFSIPCKSLEIIFKYSENEEPAILEQLDKPNKVLSSVWALAPSSSQFIDNPPEKGGEEKVMEFSKFLSNKQATLKSSTDLKELFKRMMPSKM; encoded by the exons ATGGAGACGCAGGagatcgccgcggcggcgcgctacTTCGCCGCCATGGCTCGAATCGTCGGCCCG GACCCCAAGGCCGTGAAGATGCGCCGCCACGCCTTCCACCTCCACCA GTCGGGGTCTACTACGCTCTCGGCGTCGGCCCTGCTCCTGCCGCGGGGCGCCctggccgagccgccgccgctgctcgacCGTATCTGCGTGGCCCACGGGCACGCGGCGGGGGACGTCGCGCTCACGGCCGCGTCGCTCGTCGAGCCATTCCTAGTCGCGGAGCAGCGCGGTAACCCCGGCGAG GAATTTCGGCCGAGGTTGGTACCCGAGGCGCGTCTTGATGTGCTTGTTGAG CATGAGACGTTGGGGAACACTCGAGATGGAAAGTCTGGACCTCCACAGTGGCTTTCAGCTCGATTGCTTGCCATG GTTGATGTACCTACAGCTGCTGACTCTGTTTTATCCTTAATAAAACATGACGGCTCATTCATTGGAAGACCATCATGGGATGTAGGCTGGTCATTGGCCAATGTCAATGAGAAACAG GTTGAAAATGATATCAGATCTTCCCCCGCGTCTAACAGGAATCACGCATCTGTAGAGTCAATGGACCCATTGATGTTGGCCAAGTCTGCCACAAGAATTGCTATTCTAGGAATTTCAACCGTCAATTCAAAT AATGAAAGACAAATCGATGTTTCAGTGATGCAACACCGAGGGGACCCTTTGCTGATAGCAGGATCTCCATTCGGCCTCCTATCACCCTTCCATTTCTTCAACAG CATATCAGTTGGTGCTGTTGCAAATTTCCTTCCTCCATGCGCTGTGAGGTGCTCGTTGCTGATGGCTGACATCCAATGTCTCCCTG GTATGGAAGGTGCTCCAGTGTTTGACCGAAATTCTTGCCTTGTGGGGTTGCTGATGAACCCATTAAGGCAGAAAGGCAGCAGCGTAGAAGTTCAG CTCGTTATTACCTGGGATGCAATATGCACTGGATGGAACAACATGAAACTGGTGGAAATTGAGCGAGAACCAAGTAAGCTACCTAATGACAAAAATGAAGAGAGTAAAATGATGGAATTAAAGCATCCAGATAACTATGGGAGGTTTGTCTCTTCTACAGTCAACAAAATTAACCAGTATTGCATTTCATCCCCTTCAATCAGAGAGGCTATATCCGCAGTTGTTCTTGTCACGGTTGGTGATTCATCTTGGGCTTCAGGTATTGTACTAAACAAAGGGGGTTTAGTTCTGACAAATGCTCATCTCTTGGAACCTTGGAGATTTGGAAGAACTTCACCTTTAGGTGCACAAACCTCATCTGCTGGAGAATATCTCAGTGCCAGAGAAAACAGATCATTGCAGCCACAACAATGCAAATTCTCTAACGACGATGCTGTCAAACATGAGGTTTCATTGTTTAACTTGGGTTTCAAAAGAGAGAAGAGAATATCAGTTCGTTTGGACCATGCGGAGAGACAGGTGTGGTGCAGTGCTAGTGTGGTTTTTATCTCAAAGGGTCCGCTTGATGTTGCATTGCTTCAAATGGAAGAGGTTCCAATTGAGTTAAATACAATCAGACCAGAATTTGTTTGTCCAACAGCAGGATCATCTGTATACGTAGTTGGACATGGCCTTTTTGGACCTCGATCAG GCCTATGCTCCTCTCTATCCTCTGGGGTTGTGTCAAAGGTTGTCCAAATCCCATCAACTCAACTTTCTCATCCTTCTGGTACTGTGGAGGCTCACAATATGGACATGCCAGTAATGCTGCAGACAACAGCAGCAGTTCATCCAGGGGCCAGTGGCGGTATGCTTGTTAATTCGCATGGGCTAATGGTTGGGATAGTAACAAG TAATGCTAAGCATGGTGGTGGAAGCACAATACCTCATCTGAATTTCAGCATCCCCTGCAAATCACTTGAAATTATCTTCAAGTATTCAG AAAATGAAGAGCCAGCCATTTTGGAGCAGTTGGACAAACCCAATAAAGTGCTCTCATCGGTTTGGGCTCTGGCACCATCATCATCCCAATTTATCGACAACCCCCCTGAAAAGGGCGGAGAGGAAAAGGTTATGGAGTTCTCAAAGTTTCTTAGTAATAAGCAAGCAACTCTGAAATCTAGCACAGATCTAAAGGAACTCTTTAAGCGTATGATGCCCAGCAAAATGTAG
- the LOC101760512 gene encoding glyoxysomal processing protease, glyoxysomal isoform X2 codes for MRRHAFHLHQSGSTTLSASALLLPRGALAEPPPLLDRICVAHGHAAGDVALTAASLVEPFLVAEQRGNPGEEFRPRLVPEARLDVLVEHETLGNTRDGKSGPPQWLSARLLAMVDVPTAADSVLSLIKHDGSFIGRPSWDVGWSLANVNEKQVENDIRSSPASNRNHASVESMDPLMLAKSATRIAILGISTVNSNVIGDQNERQIDVSVMQHRGDPLLIAGSPFGLLSPFHFFNSISVGAVANFLPPCAVRCSLLMADIQCLPGMEGAPVFDRNSCLVGLLMNPLRQKGSSVEVQLVITWDAICTGWNNMKLVEIEREPSKLPNDKNEESKMMELKHPDNYGRFVSSTVNKINQYCISSPSIREAISAVVLVTVGDSSWASGIVLNKGGLVLTNAHLLEPWRFGRTSPLGAQTSSAGEYLSARENRSLQPQQCKFSNDDAVKHEVSLFNLGFKREKRISVRLDHAERQVWCSASVVFISKGPLDVALLQMEEVPIELNTIRPEFVCPTAGSSVYVVGHGLFGPRSGLCSSLSSGVVSKVVQIPSTQLSHPSGTVEAHNMDMPVMLQTTAAVHPGASGGMLVNSHGLMVGIVTSNAKHGGGSTIPHLNFSIPCKSLEIIFKYSENEEPAILEQLDKPNKVLSSVWALAPSSSQFIDNPPEKGGEEKVMEFSKFLSNKQATLKSSTDLKELFKRMMPSKM; via the exons ATGCGCCGCCACGCCTTCCACCTCCACCA GTCGGGGTCTACTACGCTCTCGGCGTCGGCCCTGCTCCTGCCGCGGGGCGCCctggccgagccgccgccgctgctcgacCGTATCTGCGTGGCCCACGGGCACGCGGCGGGGGACGTCGCGCTCACGGCCGCGTCGCTCGTCGAGCCATTCCTAGTCGCGGAGCAGCGCGGTAACCCCGGCGAG GAATTTCGGCCGAGGTTGGTACCCGAGGCGCGTCTTGATGTGCTTGTTGAG CATGAGACGTTGGGGAACACTCGAGATGGAAAGTCTGGACCTCCACAGTGGCTTTCAGCTCGATTGCTTGCCATG GTTGATGTACCTACAGCTGCTGACTCTGTTTTATCCTTAATAAAACATGACGGCTCATTCATTGGAAGACCATCATGGGATGTAGGCTGGTCATTGGCCAATGTCAATGAGAAACAG GTTGAAAATGATATCAGATCTTCCCCCGCGTCTAACAGGAATCACGCATCTGTAGAGTCAATGGACCCATTGATGTTGGCCAAGTCTGCCACAAGAATTGCTATTCTAGGAATTTCAACCGTCAATTCAAAT GTCATTGGTGATCAGAATGAAAGACAAATCGATGTTTCAGTGATGCAACACCGAGGGGACCCTTTGCTGATAGCAGGATCTCCATTCGGCCTCCTATCACCCTTCCATTTCTTCAACAG CATATCAGTTGGTGCTGTTGCAAATTTCCTTCCTCCATGCGCTGTGAGGTGCTCGTTGCTGATGGCTGACATCCAATGTCTCCCTG GTATGGAAGGTGCTCCAGTGTTTGACCGAAATTCTTGCCTTGTGGGGTTGCTGATGAACCCATTAAGGCAGAAAGGCAGCAGCGTAGAAGTTCAG CTCGTTATTACCTGGGATGCAATATGCACTGGATGGAACAACATGAAACTGGTGGAAATTGAGCGAGAACCAAGTAAGCTACCTAATGACAAAAATGAAGAGAGTAAAATGATGGAATTAAAGCATCCAGATAACTATGGGAGGTTTGTCTCTTCTACAGTCAACAAAATTAACCAGTATTGCATTTCATCCCCTTCAATCAGAGAGGCTATATCCGCAGTTGTTCTTGTCACGGTTGGTGATTCATCTTGGGCTTCAGGTATTGTACTAAACAAAGGGGGTTTAGTTCTGACAAATGCTCATCTCTTGGAACCTTGGAGATTTGGAAGAACTTCACCTTTAGGTGCACAAACCTCATCTGCTGGAGAATATCTCAGTGCCAGAGAAAACAGATCATTGCAGCCACAACAATGCAAATTCTCTAACGACGATGCTGTCAAACATGAGGTTTCATTGTTTAACTTGGGTTTCAAAAGAGAGAAGAGAATATCAGTTCGTTTGGACCATGCGGAGAGACAGGTGTGGTGCAGTGCTAGTGTGGTTTTTATCTCAAAGGGTCCGCTTGATGTTGCATTGCTTCAAATGGAAGAGGTTCCAATTGAGTTAAATACAATCAGACCAGAATTTGTTTGTCCAACAGCAGGATCATCTGTATACGTAGTTGGACATGGCCTTTTTGGACCTCGATCAG GCCTATGCTCCTCTCTATCCTCTGGGGTTGTGTCAAAGGTTGTCCAAATCCCATCAACTCAACTTTCTCATCCTTCTGGTACTGTGGAGGCTCACAATATGGACATGCCAGTAATGCTGCAGACAACAGCAGCAGTTCATCCAGGGGCCAGTGGCGGTATGCTTGTTAATTCGCATGGGCTAATGGTTGGGATAGTAACAAG TAATGCTAAGCATGGTGGTGGAAGCACAATACCTCATCTGAATTTCAGCATCCCCTGCAAATCACTTGAAATTATCTTCAAGTATTCAG AAAATGAAGAGCCAGCCATTTTGGAGCAGTTGGACAAACCCAATAAAGTGCTCTCATCGGTTTGGGCTCTGGCACCATCATCATCCCAATTTATCGACAACCCCCCTGAAAAGGGCGGAGAGGAAAAGGTTATGGAGTTCTCAAAGTTTCTTAGTAATAAGCAAGCAACTCTGAAATCTAGCACAGATCTAAAGGAACTCTTTAAGCGTATGATGCCCAGCAAAATGTAG